From a single Bacteroidota bacterium genomic region:
- a CDS encoding N-acetylmuramoyl-L-alanine amidase, translated as MKHLRRLPLSILAVFLGFFAVSLAWACNREPSEQERLTRARASAYMVKDSSLQNQFDITARGLEMFDVDTLNPDRVPEAVIYWDEVSTFRKLLRAMPIDSFVALYTAKGQNHWDPRQFLHIPEPPLPFIPQQNIDKPLAGMRIALDPGHVGGKMEYAKTMEEKYVLIHADPTNGIPEEIGFCEGNLALGTALILAEKLRAAGAEVLLTREKEGLNAFGVSFETWLDWQVNAYESYLSSRNMAINRSDSAAWRVKCAAENYIRDYELEGKDAIWWRTKATLAHVHRIPFLKAEFLERARLINAFKPHATLIIHYNVGESNNANNDGYRLGIPENYCMAFIPGSFMKGELKEPEDRIAFAAKLLTDDLARSQSLCKYVVEAHERRLGVPVMEWDERLLYLKNASLRTEAKGVFARNLQLTRLIHGTLCFGESLYQDNIVEAKQLNAKDFVLPGMTTPLPNRIREVADAYYEGLLAWVNAQ; from the coding sequence ATGAAGCACCTTCGCCGCCTTCCACTTTCCATTTTGGCCGTGTTCCTCGGCTTTTTTGCGGTGTCCCTCGCGTGGGCATGCAACCGTGAACCGAGCGAGCAGGAGCGCCTGACGCGGGCGCGGGCATCCGCTTACATGGTCAAGGACAGCAGCCTCCAAAATCAATTTGACATCACCGCACGCGGCTTGGAGATGTTTGATGTCGACACGCTCAATCCTGACCGCGTGCCCGAAGCCGTGATCTATTGGGATGAAGTCTCGACTTTCAGGAAGTTGTTGCGTGCAATGCCCATCGACTCCTTCGTTGCGCTCTATACGGCCAAAGGACAGAATCATTGGGACCCAAGGCAGTTTCTTCACATTCCTGAACCGCCACTGCCGTTTATTCCGCAGCAAAATATTGACAAGCCTTTGGCGGGAATGCGAATTGCCTTGGATCCGGGGCACGTCGGCGGAAAAATGGAATACGCCAAGACGATGGAGGAAAAGTATGTGCTCATCCATGCCGATCCAACGAATGGTATACCTGAAGAAATCGGATTTTGTGAAGGCAACCTTGCCTTGGGTACCGCCCTCATTTTGGCAGAAAAGCTCCGCGCAGCCGGCGCCGAAGTGTTGCTCACCCGTGAAAAGGAAGGCCTCAATGCCTTTGGTGTCTCATTTGAAACGTGGCTCGATTGGCAGGTCAATGCCTACGAATCCTACCTCAGCTCCCGAAATATGGCCATCAACAGGAGTGACTCTGCAGCGTGGAGGGTGAAATGCGCCGCCGAAAACTACATTCGTGACTATGAATTGGAAGGCAAAGACGCGATTTGGTGGCGAACCAAAGCCACCTTGGCACATGTCCATCGAATTCCCTTTCTGAAAGCTGAATTCCTGGAACGCGCCCGCCTCATCAATGCTTTCAAGCCCCATGCGACCCTGATCATTCATTACAATGTCGGTGAAAGCAACAATGCCAACAACGACGGCTACCGATTGGGCATCCCCGAAAACTACTGCATGGCCTTCATTCCCGGAAGTTTCATGAAAGGCGAATTGAAGGAACCGGAAGACCGCATTGCCTTTGCTGCCAAGCTGCTCACTGACGATCTCGCACGTTCCCAATCGCTCTGTAAATACGTGGTGGAGGCTCACGAACGTCGGTTAGGCGTTCCCGTAATGGAATGGGACGAACGGCTCCTGTACCTGAAGAATGCATCCTTGCGAACCGAAGCCAAGGGCGTATTTGCCCGCAACTTGCAATTGACGCGCTTGATTCATGGCACCCTTTGTTTTGGCGAAAGCCTTTACCAAGACAATATCGTGGAGGCCAAGCAGCTCAATGCCAAGGATTTCGTATTGCCCGGGATGACCACGCCCTTGCCCAACCGCATTCGGGAGGTCGCCGATGCCTACTATGAAGGGTTGTTGGCTTGGGTAAATGCACAATGA
- the murB gene encoding UDP-N-acetylmuramate dehydrogenase produces MIPNASLPEIRQHVSLKAFNTFGLEAFAQNFVTVRTVAQLGTLLHQPEIKGMPKFVLGGGSNMLLVGDIPGLVIHNQIKGYAVLREDDTTVDVAVAGGENWHEWVLTALDNGWGGMENLSLIPGNVGASPIQNIGAYGVEIKDLFLQLRAIHLETGEERIFSLEECQFGYRDSVFKRDYRGQFMIVEVVFRLQKAPHNLNLDYGAIKDELAKAGVTAPTIRDVSNAVIAIRQSKLPDPAQIGNAGSFFKNPEIPKAQFDVLKLKFPSAPGYVIDQETVKIPAGWLIEQAGWKGRRFDNYGVHAQQALVLVNYGGAKGEEILALSSEIMADVLQKFGIALEREVNVIGA; encoded by the coding sequence ATGATTCCCAACGCATCCCTCCCTGAAATCCGGCAGCATGTTTCTTTGAAGGCCTTCAATACCTTTGGTTTGGAGGCTTTTGCGCAAAATTTTGTGACCGTTCGCACCGTTGCGCAATTGGGGACGCTCCTGCACCAACCAGAAATCAAGGGGATGCCCAAGTTCGTTTTGGGAGGTGGGTCCAATATGTTGCTCGTCGGCGATATTCCCGGATTGGTCATCCACAACCAAATCAAGGGGTATGCGGTCTTGCGAGAGGACGATACTACGGTGGATGTCGCCGTTGCGGGAGGTGAAAATTGGCACGAATGGGTCTTGACGGCATTGGACAACGGTTGGGGCGGAATGGAGAATCTATCCTTGATCCCGGGGAATGTCGGGGCCTCGCCGATCCAGAATATTGGCGCCTACGGCGTCGAAATCAAGGATTTGTTCCTGCAACTGCGGGCCATCCACCTGGAAACAGGGGAGGAGCGTATTTTTTCCCTTGAAGAATGCCAATTCGGATACCGGGACTCGGTCTTCAAACGTGATTACCGCGGTCAGTTTATGATTGTCGAGGTTGTTTTTCGGCTTCAAAAAGCGCCCCATAATTTGAACCTCGACTACGGAGCGATCAAAGACGAATTGGCCAAGGCTGGCGTCACCGCCCCGACGATTCGGGATGTGAGCAACGCCGTGATTGCCATTCGCCAAAGCAAACTTCCGGATCCGGCGCAAATCGGCAATGCGGGCAGTTTTTTCAAGAATCCCGAGATTCCCAAAGCCCAGTTTGATGTGTTGAAGTTAAAATTCCCTTCGGCGCCGGGTTATGTCATCGATCAGGAAACGGTCAAAATCCCTGCGGGTTGGTTGATCGAGCAGGCCGGATGGAAGGGCAGGCGTTTTGACAACTACGGCGTCCATGCGCAGCAGGCTTTGGTGCTCGTCAATTACGGCGGTGCAAAGGGCGAGGAAATTTTGGCCCTCTCCTCGGAGATTATGGCCGATGTTCTGCAGAAATTCGGGATCGCGCTGGAGCGGGAAGTCAACGTGATCGGCGCTTGA